In Candidatus Defluviilinea proxima, a single genomic region encodes these proteins:
- the nirK gene encoding nitrite reductase, copper-containing: MEYYDSVANHAELGMRASCLLAWQGSLCSSTQSSTQSSGQNSADPQVIAAFQKGTCGSCHVIPGIPNAAGVIAPDLSNVHLAALKYFDSGSYSGEATTAEEYIHESILDPNLFVAPKCPTGACAPNIMPATLKDSLTTDEINLIVKYLDGLPSGAYGTGDTAAETAPVAAQAPTTGADIVRDPTDLPAPLEIREPTTVRIDLEAVEVEGQLADGTTFTYWTFNGAVPGPFFRVRLGDTIEVHMTNNTSSSMNHSVDFHAVTGPGGGAVMTQTQPGQESVFTAKALNVGLFVYHCATPMVAHHISNGMYGLILVEPEGGLPPVDREFYVMQGDIYTTGAFGEQGQQTTDITKMLDEDPEYVVFNGAVGSLTTQKPLKANVGETVRIFFGVGGPNLTSSFHVIGEIFDRVYDQASLTSAPLTDVQTTIVPPGGATMVEFDLEVPGNYILVDHALARLQRGLAGYLIVEGPDAPEIFLGTPSAGSGH, translated from the coding sequence ATGGAATATTATGACAGCGTAGCCAACCATGCCGAATTGGGCATGAGGGCATCTTGCTTGTTAGCATGGCAGGGAAGCCTCTGCTCCTCAACGCAAAGTTCTACACAAAGTTCTGGACAGAACTCTGCCGATCCGCAGGTGATTGCCGCATTCCAAAAAGGTACATGTGGAAGCTGCCATGTCATCCCGGGCATCCCCAATGCCGCAGGCGTGATCGCGCCTGATCTTTCAAACGTGCATCTTGCTGCTCTAAAATACTTTGACAGCGGCTCATACTCAGGTGAGGCGACCACTGCCGAGGAATACATCCATGAATCGATTCTCGATCCCAATTTGTTTGTTGCGCCCAAATGCCCCACTGGCGCATGTGCTCCCAACATTATGCCTGCTACCTTGAAAGACTCGTTGACAACTGATGAAATTAATTTAATTGTCAAATATCTCGATGGGCTTCCCTCTGGTGCATATGGCACTGGTGACACAGCAGCTGAAACCGCCCCCGTTGCCGCGCAAGCTCCCACCACTGGTGCAGACATTGTCCGCGACCCAACCGACCTGCCCGCCCCGCTCGAAATCCGCGAACCGACCACCGTCCGCATTGACCTGGAAGCTGTGGAAGTGGAAGGTCAACTCGCTGATGGAACCACCTTCACCTACTGGACATTCAACGGCGCAGTCCCCGGACCCTTCTTCCGCGTGCGACTGGGTGACACCATCGAAGTCCACATGACCAACAATACCTCCAGCAGCATGAATCACTCTGTTGATTTCCACGCAGTTACAGGTCCAGGCGGCGGTGCGGTCATGACCCAAACCCAACCCGGACAGGAAAGCGTCTTCACCGCAAAAGCGCTCAACGTCGGACTCTTCGTTTACCATTGCGCCACCCCAATGGTTGCGCATCACATCTCGAACGGCATGTATGGCCTCATCCTCGTTGAGCCTGAAGGCGGCTTGCCCCCAGTTGACCGCGAGTTCTACGTCATGCAAGGCGACATTTACACAACGGGCGCATTCGGCGAACAAGGCCAGCAAACGACAGACATCACCAAAATGCTCGACGAAGACCCTGAGTATGTTGTCTTCAACGGCGCAGTAGGCTCGCTCACTACACAGAAACCGCTCAAAGCAAATGTAGGAGAAACCGTGCGCATCTTCTTCGGTGTGGGTGGACCCAATCTCACATCCTCATTCCACGTCATCGGTGAAATCTTCGATAGAGTGTACGACCAGGCATCGCTCACAAGCGCGCCTCTCACCGACGTACAAACCACCATCGTTCCACCCGGCGGCGCAACCATGGTTGAATTCGATCTTGAGGTCCCTGGCAACTACATTCTTGTTGACCATGCTCTCGCACGACTCCAACGTGGGTTGGCTGGATACCTGATCGTCGAGGGACCAGACGCCCCCGAAATCTTCCTCGGCACCCCATCGGCTGGGAGCGGTCACTAA
- a CDS encoding cupin domain-containing protein, producing MPDIYFTDTKSKAVFSTEGPKPQFLIDTPQFKALVVGLEAGGQIPVHPGEAAMYHFLEGEGLMTVDDEAFAIKPGVTVVVPSGAKRGMNAKTRVVFLGSKGEK from the coding sequence ATGCCTGACATCTATTTCACAGACACAAAATCCAAAGCAGTCTTTTCGACAGAAGGTCCGAAGCCGCAATTCCTGATCGACACGCCGCAGTTCAAGGCGCTGGTCGTGGGGCTGGAAGCGGGCGGACAAATTCCCGTTCATCCTGGCGAGGCGGCAATGTATCACTTTCTCGAAGGCGAGGGGCTGATGACAGTAGACGATGAAGCCTTTGCCATCAAACCTGGCGTGACGGTGGTGGTACCGAGCGGTGCAAAGCGCGGCATGAATGCCAAAACCCGCGTGGTGTTTCTCGGTTCGAAAGGGGAGAAATAA
- a CDS encoding cytochrome b, which translates to MTRNSPKRYHPLQVTLHWLTVALVFAAFIFGKYSSFLPNDASEIAPLRIHMLLGITMLLVIIVRFITRMKVPRPAYASTGNAFLDGFGKFVHYALYLLVFLMSVSGMSLSLQAGLPSIVFFGSGTPLPADFFDFAARMLHGFIAPALFLLILLHVGAAFYHQLALKDNLLSRMWYGKG; encoded by the coding sequence ATGACTCGAAATTCACCTAAGCGTTACCATCCCTTGCAAGTCACATTGCACTGGCTGACCGTTGCTCTCGTCTTCGCGGCGTTCATCTTCGGTAAATATTCCAGTTTCCTTCCGAACGACGCAAGCGAAATCGCGCCGCTTCGGATTCACATGTTGTTGGGCATTACTATGCTGCTCGTGATCATCGTCCGCTTCATAACACGGATGAAAGTCCCGCGTCCCGCCTACGCATCAACAGGGAACGCCTTCCTTGACGGGTTCGGCAAGTTCGTGCATTACGCCCTATACCTGCTGGTCTTTTTGATGTCGGTCAGCGGAATGTCCCTTTCCCTGCAAGCAGGACTTCCCTCCATCGTTTTCTTCGGATCGGGCACGCCCTTGCCCGCAGACTTCTTTGACTTTGCGGCGCGCATGTTACACGGCTTTATCGCGCCCGCGCTGTTCCTACTCATCCTTCTGCATGTGGGCGCGGCGTTTTATCATCAACTTGCGCTCAAGGATAATTTATTGTCGCGCATGTGGTATGGAAAAGGATAG
- a CDS encoding cytochrome c, translated as MKQTLLVAVLTLLITACGAQGNETNPGMGMNNDGMMTRHHAEIPAEYAGLKNPIPADEESLERGATLYTTNCSSCHGDGGMGDGPAGSALVPAPAAVAHTSQMMADDYLFWRLSEGGTPFATSMPPWKVLDEQARWDMVNYMRALGAGTVNPAVGMGGEAYDPAVQAAHQAEMLAQAVDQGVVTQEEADTFKLVHDAVEQYRSEHPEIIDSGKNATEREATILAALVDENTITQTQADAFQDIHDRLGTSGLMP; from the coding sequence ATGAAACAAACTTTATTGGTCGCAGTTCTGACTCTGCTTATCACCGCTTGCGGCGCACAGGGTAATGAAACAAACCCAGGCATGGGCATGAATAACGACGGCATGATGACGCGCCACCATGCTGAAATCCCAGCGGAATATGCGGGCTTGAAGAATCCAATCCCTGCTGATGAGGAATCTCTTGAACGCGGCGCGACGCTTTACACAACGAACTGCTCCAGTTGTCATGGTGACGGCGGCATGGGCGATGGACCTGCTGGCTCGGCGCTCGTTCCTGCTCCCGCGGCAGTGGCACACACCAGCCAAATGATGGCGGATGATTATCTGTTCTGGCGCCTCAGCGAGGGCGGCACACCTTTCGCTACATCCATGCCTCCCTGGAAAGTTTTGGATGAACAAGCGCGCTGGGACATGGTCAATTACATGCGCGCACTTGGCGCAGGGACGGTGAATCCGGCCGTCGGTATGGGCGGAGAAGCGTATGATCCCGCCGTGCAAGCCGCGCACCAAGCTGAGATGCTCGCGCAGGCTGTGGATCAGGGAGTTGTCACGCAAGAAGAAGCAGACACTTTCAAACTTGTCCACGATGCCGTTGAACAATATCGAAGTGAACATCCTGAAATCATTGATAGCGGCAAGAACGCCACCGAGCGCGAAGCGACGATCCTTGCCGCGCTGGTGGATGAAAACACCATCACACAAACTCAGGCAGATGCGTTTCAAGATATTCACGATCGACTCGGAACTTCAGGCTTGATGCCGTAA
- a CDS encoding DUF1858 domain-containing protein — MEITKDTRVSAILEEYGDIADVMEVFGIKRVGRYSLRMLAAKAVTVEWAARIHRVPLAEFLDILQVATTNKKSTET; from the coding sequence ATGGAAATCACAAAAGATACGCGTGTATCCGCCATCCTTGAAGAATACGGCGACATCGCCGATGTGATGGAAGTATTTGGCATCAAGCGTGTGGGGCGCTATTCCCTGAGAATGCTTGCCGCAAAAGCAGTCACAGTCGAATGGGCGGCGCGCATCCATCGTGTGCCACTTGCAGAATTTCTTGATATTCTGCAAGTGGCAACGACAAATAAAAAGTCTACTGAGACTTAA
- a CDS encoding DUF2249 domain-containing protein, translating to MSDLQSTTNTPRTTVDVRTLAPMYRHQRIFETFESLQPGENFLLVNDHDPKPLYYQFQAERADQFTWDYAEKGPEVWSVLIGKTK from the coding sequence ATGAGCGATTTACAATCCACCACAAATACACCCAGGACGACTGTTGACGTGCGTACGCTTGCACCCATGTATCGTCACCAACGCATTTTCGAAACATTTGAATCGTTGCAACCAGGCGAGAACTTCCTACTCGTCAACGATCATGACCCCAAACCACTGTATTATCAATTCCAGGCGGAACGCGCGGATCAGTTCACGTGGGATTATGCGGAGAAAGGTCCAGAAGTGTGGAGCGTCCTTATTGGGAAAACCAAGTAG
- a CDS encoding TraR/DksA C4-type zinc finger protein — MEISPISIPELDDLLTLSATHHHKICPRQVLGVRIGLLAGRLLEIPLPQSDKRLLAISETDGCLVDGISAATGCYVGRRTLRIEDYGKTAVTFIDTLTEQAIRVVPRVSAREQAWEYAPSARNKWEAQLIGYKYIPDELLFHWQWVQLTIPVKQIIGQAGKRAMCEVCGEEIINQREVMHEGTTLCRSCAGHSYFLTSIK; from the coding sequence GTGGAAATTTCCCCGATTTCTATACCCGAACTTGACGACCTGCTGACTCTCAGCGCGACTCATCATCACAAAATTTGTCCTCGACAAGTACTCGGCGTTCGTATCGGACTTTTGGCTGGGCGCCTGCTCGAGATTCCTTTGCCTCAATCTGACAAACGTCTCCTAGCCATCTCTGAAACAGACGGCTGTTTGGTAGACGGAATCTCCGCCGCGACAGGCTGTTACGTTGGCAGGCGCACCCTGCGCATTGAAGATTATGGCAAGACCGCTGTCACATTTATTGACACGCTCACTGAACAAGCTATCCGAGTTGTGCCACGAGTAAGCGCCCGCGAACAAGCATGGGAATATGCCCCGTCTGCTCGCAATAAGTGGGAAGCACAGCTCATCGGTTATAAATACATCCCCGATGAATTGCTGTTTCACTGGCAATGGGTGCAGTTGACTATTCCCGTGAAGCAAATCATCGGTCAGGCGGGGAAGCGTGCAATGTGTGAAGTCTGTGGTGAGGAGATCATCAATCAGCGGGAAGTGATGCACGAAGGAACTACATTATGCCGGTCTTGTGCTGGACATTCATATTTTTTAACAAGCATCAAGTGA
- a CDS encoding NarK/NasA family nitrate transporter, producing MTAENINQKNKSSVLMLSTIGFTLMFAVWLMFGVLGIPIRKEFGLTDVQLSWLAAIAILNGSLWRLLFGILADRFGGRIVFTLLVLATIVPSYMVSQANTYTELMIWAFFVGMAGNAFSIGISWNSAWFPRTQQGFALGVFGAGNVGASVTKLIGPALIAAVPAVGLAGGFIPGGWRFVPFMYCILLSITAVAIWVFTPKQDIKPGADRPMKEMLKPLKYVRVWRFSLYYVVVFGAYVALSVWLPKYYVDVYGLELKHAALLTALFIFPASLLRPLGGYLSDKFGARRMMYWVFGVMLVACFFLSLPSAKIVLDVPTSVDPSGQREAFAFSMNVAWFTFWVFIVGICMGVGKAAVYKYIPEYFPKDVGAVGGLVGMLGALGGFFLPPMFAAFQKWTFIPQSTFFLMFVITAVSFGWLHITVMSLLQKASPTLEHQLDFHDAASDPA from the coding sequence ATGACCGCAGAAAATATAAATCAAAAAAATAAATCCAGCGTCCTGATGCTTTCCACCATCGGCTTTACATTGATGTTCGCCGTCTGGTTGATGTTCGGCGTATTGGGAATTCCGATCCGCAAGGAATTTGGGTTGACCGACGTACAGTTAAGCTGGCTCGCCGCCATTGCTATTTTGAACGGCTCGTTATGGCGTCTGCTGTTTGGCATTCTGGCTGACCGTTTTGGCGGACGGATCGTCTTCACGTTGTTGGTATTGGCGACCATTGTTCCATCCTACATGGTCAGTCAAGCCAACACGTACACCGAGTTGATGATCTGGGCGTTCTTCGTTGGGATGGCAGGCAACGCTTTCTCGATTGGCATTTCATGGAACTCAGCCTGGTTTCCACGCACGCAACAAGGATTTGCACTGGGAGTCTTCGGCGCGGGAAATGTTGGGGCATCTGTGACGAAGCTGATCGGTCCCGCGTTGATTGCCGCAGTTCCAGCAGTCGGCTTGGCAGGCGGATTCATCCCAGGCGGTTGGCGCTTCGTCCCGTTTATGTATTGCATCCTATTGAGCATCACTGCCGTTGCCATCTGGGTCTTCACGCCGAAACAGGATATCAAACCTGGCGCAGATCGCCCGATGAAAGAAATGCTTAAGCCGTTGAAGTACGTTCGTGTCTGGCGATTCAGTTTGTATTACGTGGTGGTGTTCGGCGCATACGTTGCGCTTTCGGTCTGGCTCCCCAAATATTATGTGGACGTATACGGATTGGAATTGAAACACGCCGCATTGTTGACTGCGTTGTTCATTTTCCCCGCAAGCCTCTTGCGACCATTGGGCGGCTATCTCTCCGATAAATTTGGCGCACGCCGCATGATGTACTGGGTCTTCGGTGTGATGTTGGTGGCTTGCTTCTTCCTCTCATTGCCCAGCGCGAAAATTGTTCTCGATGTTCCAACCAGTGTTGATCCCAGCGGTCAACGTGAAGCGTTTGCATTTTCAATGAACGTTGCTTGGTTCACCTTTTGGGTGTTCATCGTCGGCATCTGCATGGGCGTTGGCAAAGCCGCCGTGTACAAATATATCCCCGAATATTTTCCGAAAGATGTCGGCGCAGTCGGTGGGTTGGTCGGCATGTTGGGCGCGCTCGGTGGGTTCTTCCTGCCGCCCATGTTCGCCGCTTTTCAAAAATGGACGTTCATTCCTCAATCCACATTCTTCCTCATGTTCGTGATCACCGCCGTCAGCTTTGGCTGGTTGCACATCACGGTGATGAGTCTCCTGCAAAAGGCTTCGCCTACATTGGAACACCAACTGGATTTCCATGATGCCGCATCTGACCCCGCCTGA
- a CDS encoding NarK/NasA family nitrate transporter, whose amino-acid sequence MDNTWLTKWEPENPEFWKETGSKIAWRTLTITTLALTLSFASWFMMSGIVVRMPQIGFKFSTMQLFWLAAMPGLAGGTLRILHTFLIPVYGSRHVITITTFLKLIPCVGIGLAVMNPNTPFWLFMVLAFSAGFGGGDFSSYMPSTRFFFPKKLQGTALGIQAGIGNFGVSLTQFLTPWIIGFAAVGTLAGGSQTMTVKDATKSVWLQNAAFIYVPFLIIMGVLAWMYLKSVPIKASFKEQMDIFGMKHTWFCTITYVMTFGSFSGLSAAFPLLIKSLYGSFEGAPDPLKYAFLGPLIGSLARIVFGPVADKYGGAILTHITGIALIIGTLAMAFLGLFTPTSLDQFTLFVAFMLFLFLFTGIGNAATFRQYPIIFADSPRQSAGVIGWTAAIAAYGPFIFSTLIGSSITNTGSPLPFFYGTVVFFVIATAINWWYYTRKGCEKPS is encoded by the coding sequence ATGGATAATACCTGGCTTACCAAATGGGAACCTGAAAACCCCGAGTTCTGGAAAGAGACAGGCAGTAAGATCGCCTGGCGCACGTTGACCATCACAACGCTTGCATTGACCTTATCCTTCGCATCATGGTTCATGATGAGCGGCATCGTCGTGCGTATGCCACAGATCGGATTCAAATTCAGCACGATGCAATTATTCTGGCTGGCGGCAATGCCTGGTCTGGCTGGCGGCACGCTCCGCATCCTGCATACGTTCCTCATCCCAGTATATGGTTCGCGACATGTCATCACCATCACCACATTCCTGAAATTAATTCCCTGCGTCGGTATCGGTCTCGCAGTGATGAATCCGAATACGCCGTTCTGGTTGTTCATGGTGCTGGCGTTTTCAGCGGGCTTCGGCGGTGGTGACTTTTCCTCCTACATGCCCAGCACACGCTTCTTCTTCCCGAAAAAATTACAAGGTACTGCGCTCGGCATTCAAGCGGGCATCGGCAACTTCGGCGTCAGCCTCACCCAATTCCTCACCCCGTGGATCATCGGCTTTGCGGCTGTCGGCACATTGGCAGGCGGCTCACAAACCATGACCGTCAAAGACGCGACCAAGTCCGTCTGGCTTCAGAACGCCGCTTTCATCTATGTGCCCTTCCTCATCATCATGGGCGTTCTGGCATGGATGTATTTGAAGAGTGTGCCCATCAAAGCCTCTTTCAAAGAACAGATGGATATCTTCGGGATGAAGCACACGTGGTTTTGCACGATCACCTATGTGATGACCTTCGGTTCTTTCTCAGGTTTGTCTGCTGCTTTTCCCCTGTTGATTAAATCACTCTATGGGTCTTTTGAAGGCGCACCCGACCCATTGAAATACGCATTCCTCGGTCCGTTGATCGGTTCACTGGCTCGCATTGTGTTTGGTCCCGTTGCTGACAAATACGGCGGCGCCATTCTGACACACATCACAGGCATCGCCTTGATTATCGGCACACTGGCGATGGCGTTCCTCGGTTTGTTTACACCGACCTCATTGGATCAGTTCACGCTCTTCGTCGCCTTCATGTTGTTCCTGTTCCTCTTCACAGGCATCGGCAACGCCGCCACCTTCAGACAATATCCCATCATCTTCGCTGACTCACCCCGTCAAAGCGCAGGCGTCATCGGCTGGACAGCGGCAATTGCGGCGTATGGACCGTTCATCTTCTCCACGCTGATCGGTTCTTCGATCACGAACACAGGTTCTCCATTGCCATTTTTCTACGGCACCGTAGTTTTCTTCGTCATCGCCACCGCCATCAACTGGTGGTACTACACTCGCAAAGGTTGTGAAAAACCATCCTAA
- the narI gene encoding respiratory nitrate reductase subunit gamma produces MTDILLFVVFPYVALAIGIVGTIYRYLTNQYSFTSLSSQFLENDLQFWGSTLWHYGILPTTFIHLAGFAIPKVMAALHSTPELLYLSELAGKVLGIMALVGAGIMLYRRLTNSKIRAVTTPVDWIILSLLFGQVFFGLVLAFAYRWGATWFLHTATPWMNSLAFFQPAPQYVTAMPLAHKFHFLTGFLLFALMPFSRLVHIATFPLSYLWRRFQLVIWTRRKASS; encoded by the coding sequence ATGACTGATATTCTACTTTTTGTCGTATTCCCTTATGTGGCGCTTGCCATCGGGATCGTCGGGACGATCTATCGTTACCTGACCAATCAATATTCATTCACGAGCCTGTCTTCACAGTTCCTCGAAAACGACTTGCAGTTTTGGGGCTCCACACTCTGGCACTACGGCATCCTTCCGACCACGTTCATCCACCTGGCAGGCTTTGCCATTCCAAAAGTGATGGCGGCTTTGCACAGCACACCCGAATTGCTTTATCTCTCCGAACTGGCTGGCAAAGTTTTAGGCATCATGGCTTTGGTCGGCGCAGGCATCATGCTCTATCGGCGGCTTACCAATTCCAAAATTCGAGCTGTCACCACGCCCGTGGACTGGATCATCTTGAGCTTGTTGTTCGGGCAGGTCTTCTTTGGACTCGTGCTTGCCTTTGCCTATCGCTGGGGCGCGACGTGGTTTCTGCATACCGCCACACCCTGGATGAACTCGCTGGCTTTTTTCCAACCTGCACCGCAATATGTCACAGCCATGCCGCTTGCGCATAAATTCCATTTCCTCACGGGCTTCCTGTTATTCGCGCTGATGCCGTTCAGCAGACTGGTGCATATCGCAACCTTCCCGCTCTCATATCTGTGGCGGCGCTTCCAACTCGTCATCTGGACTCGGCGGAAAGCCAGTTCGTAA
- a CDS encoding molecular chaperone TorD family protein, with amino-acid sequence MSKDSTSLLFDSFAALLEYPASEMTEQAGRLLEQLTPLSPESAEALEKFVRKLDQLSLEKMRELFTTTFDMQPVCYPYLGYQLFGESYKRGAFMAQLNEAYHGVGYSAVQELPDNLAVVLRFIGLDATNRQDEFCQALINDGIMPALEKMLKVFGEESENPYFGLLSALQLFLVRTPEKELSHD; translated from the coding sequence ATGTCTAAAGATTCAACCTCCTTGTTATTTGACTCGTTCGCCGCGCTGTTGGAATATCCTGCCTCCGAAATGACAGAGCAGGCAGGACGATTGCTCGAACAACTAACGCCGCTTTCCCCCGAATCCGCTGAGGCGTTGGAAAAATTCGTTCGCAAGCTCGACCAACTGTCCCTGGAAAAGATGCGGGAACTGTTCACCACCACGTTCGACATGCAACCCGTCTGCTATCCCTATCTTGGGTATCAGTTGTTTGGCGAAAGTTATAAACGCGGAGCCTTCATGGCGCAGTTGAACGAAGCCTATCACGGCGTCGGCTACTCCGCTGTGCAGGAATTGCCAGACAACCTGGCGGTTGTCCTGCGTTTTATTGGATTAGATGCAACCAACCGACAGGACGAGTTCTGTCAGGCGTTGATCAACGATGGCATCATGCCCGCGCTGGAAAAAATGTTGAAAGTCTTCGGTGAGGAATCCGAGAACCCATACTTTGGGCTTCTCTCGGCGCTTCAACTGTTTCTTGTCCGCACCCCTGAAAAGGAATTGAGTCATGACTGA
- the narH gene encoding nitrate reductase subunit beta: MKIRSQVSMVFHLDKCIGCHTCSVACKNIWTDRQGAEYMWWNNVETKPGVGFPTQWEDQEKYHGGWELEDKPKDPTLKLKLQNRLQTFGNLFSNPAMPTMDDYYEPWTYNYSDLFNSPLGDDQPTARPISRIDGKPIDIESGPNWDDDLGGSNIYAVNDPLLKNMSAEEKQRLFSIEQLFYFYMPRICNHCLNAACGAACPSGAIYKRAEDGVVLINQDKCRGWRMCVSACPYKKTYYNWSTGKSEKCILCYPRLETGQAPACFHSCVGRIRYLGVLLYDADQITDALKVPDEQLVQRQREMILDPHDPKVVAAAKESGIPDGVITAAQNSPVYRYVKEWELALPLHPEYRTLPMLFYVPPLLPVLNATQENGTQRVETDLFSSLENARVPVRYMSRTLAAGNDELVIKSYQKMIAVRLYKRAETVGDVTTEQAAAALAKAGMTAEEAEAIYRLTSLPTYQERFVIPPYSREGDIEETHDPQQRKAETGFGKRQGPQRGL, translated from the coding sequence ATGAAAATTCGATCACAAGTTTCAATGGTATTCCATCTCGATAAATGTATCGGCTGTCACACATGCAGTGTCGCCTGTAAAAACATCTGGACCGACCGTCAAGGTGCGGAGTATATGTGGTGGAACAATGTGGAGACAAAGCCAGGCGTCGGTTTCCCCACGCAATGGGAAGACCAGGAAAAATATCACGGCGGCTGGGAACTTGAGGACAAGCCCAAGGACCCCACCCTGAAATTAAAACTCCAAAACCGTTTGCAGACATTCGGCAATTTGTTTTCCAACCCCGCCATGCCCACGATGGATGATTACTACGAACCGTGGACGTACAACTACAGCGACCTGTTCAATTCCCCGCTCGGCGATGACCAGCCGACGGCGCGTCCCATCTCGCGTATTGACGGCAAGCCCATCGATATCGAATCAGGTCCCAACTGGGATGACGACCTCGGCGGTTCGAATATTTACGCGGTCAATGACCCACTACTCAAAAACATGAGCGCGGAGGAAAAACAACGCCTCTTTTCCATCGAACAACTCTTTTACTTTTATATGCCGCGCATCTGCAACCACTGTTTGAATGCGGCTTGTGGCGCGGCGTGTCCATCGGGTGCGATCTATAAACGCGCCGAAGATGGCGTGGTGCTGATCAATCAAGACAAGTGTCGCGGCTGGCGTATGTGCGTCTCGGCTTGCCCTTATAAAAAGACCTACTACAACTGGTCCACTGGCAAATCTGAAAAATGTATTCTGTGCTACCCGCGCCTCGAAACGGGACAAGCCCCCGCCTGTTTCCATTCGTGCGTCGGACGTATCCGTTATCTGGGTGTCTTGCTGTATGACGCAGACCAGATTACCGATGCCCTTAAAGTGCCTGATGAGCAACTCGTCCAGCGTCAGCGGGAGATGATCCTCGATCCTCACGACCCGAAAGTTGTTGCCGCCGCAAAAGAAAGCGGCATACCCGACGGTGTGATCACCGCCGCTCAAAACTCACCCGTGTATCGTTACGTCAAAGAATGGGAACTGGCTCTGCCGCTTCATCCCGAATACCGCACGCTCCCCATGTTGTTCTATGTGCCTCCGCTTCTGCCCGTCCTCAATGCGACTCAGGAAAACGGCACCCAGCGCGTGGAAACCGATCTGTTCAGTTCACTGGAGAATGCCCGCGTGCCTGTCCGCTACATGTCGCGCACGTTGGCGGCAGGGAATGACGAACTGGTCATCAAGTCCTATCAGAAAATGATCGCTGTCCGTCTCTACAAACGCGCTGAAACTGTCGGCGATGTGACGACCGAACAAGCCGCCGCCGCGCTCGCTAAAGCGGGCATGACCGCCGAAGAAGCGGAAGCCATCTATCGCCTGACATCCCTGCCCACGTATCAGGAACGGTTTGTCATCCCGCCCTACAGCCGTGAAGGCGACATCGAAGAGACGCACGATCCGCAACAACGCAAGGCAGAGACTGGCTTCGGTAAACGCCAGGGTCCGCAGAGAGGTTTGTAA